A region from the Syntrophorhabdaceae bacterium genome encodes:
- the coaD gene encoding pantetheine-phosphate adenylyltransferase — MKDKVAVYPGSFDPITYGHLDILHRGLELFDRVIVAIANNIEKKALFTVDERKELIRQSVNGGDNVVIDSFNGLLVQYVKDVGARFVIRGLRAMSDFEYEFQMASMNRNLNPDMDTLFMMTSKDYFFVSSRTIKEVASFSGSVEEFVPPAVAIKLKEKIRKR; from the coding sequence ATGAAAGATAAGGTAGCTGTCTATCCGGGCTCGTTCGACCCGATTACGTACGGCCATCTGGATATCCTGCATCGCGGGCTGGAACTCTTTGATAGGGTTATCGTTGCTATAGCCAACAATATCGAAAAAAAGGCCCTCTTCACCGTAGACGAGCGGAAAGAGCTGATTCGCCAGTCCGTAAACGGCGGGGATAACGTGGTCATCGACAGCTTCAACGGTCTCCTTGTCCAGTACGTGAAAGACGTGGGCGCCCGGTTCGTGATCCGGGGGCTTCGGGCTATGAGCGATTTTGAGTATGAGTTCCAGATGGCGTCCATGAACCGGAACCTGAATCCCGACATGGACACCCTTTTCATGATGACGAGCAAGGATTATTTTTTTGTCAGTTCGAGGACCATCAAGGAAGTTGCGTCCTTTTCAGGTTCTGTAGAGGAGTTTGTGCCCCCTGCGGTTGCGATTAAGCTCAAGGAGAAGATACGTAAGAGATGA
- a CDS encoding nodulation protein NfeD: MKRWLVLLSCLVFIFSAALCACPAQAKDVYYITVNGAINPPVASFIREAIEKTQAKGAEALIILLDTPGGLDTSMREIVKNIMDASIPVVVYVYPSGARAASAGSIILMASHIAAMAPGTNVGAAHPVSIGKEKPDKVMEKKILQDAEAYSRSIAMKRGRNVEWAAKAVTESSSITAKDALDKHVIDLVADNMDDLLAKIDGRTVETKNGKVTLKTKGAVKTEIPMSSKYKLLSYLSDPNIAYLLMMLGIYGILFELYSPGTIFPGVIGGISIILALYAFQTIPISFAGLALILLGVIFFILELKIITHGLLGIAGIISIVIGSVMLVNVPSSAFSISWETILIVAVASALFVFGVLGYAVRAQLSKVKTGVEGLVGEIGVAETDILAKGKVSVHGELWNAKSDEPVNSGEEVVVISVERLIVKVKKIKGG; this comes from the coding sequence ATGAAAAGATGGCTCGTGCTTCTTAGCTGCCTGGTCTTCATTTTTTCGGCGGCCCTGTGCGCCTGCCCGGCGCAGGCTAAAGATGTATATTACATCACCGTTAATGGCGCGATTAATCCACCTGTCGCAAGTTTTATAAGAGAGGCTATCGAGAAGACCCAGGCGAAGGGCGCAGAAGCCCTGATCATTCTTCTTGATACACCCGGCGGTCTCGATACCTCGATGCGGGAGATCGTCAAGAATATCATGGATGCGAGTATCCCTGTGGTTGTTTATGTCTACCCGTCAGGAGCACGGGCGGCATCCGCGGGAAGCATTATCCTCATGGCGTCTCACATTGCCGCCATGGCGCCGGGTACCAACGTGGGCGCCGCGCATCCGGTATCGATCGGAAAAGAAAAACCTGACAAAGTCATGGAGAAAAAGATACTTCAGGACGCCGAGGCATATTCGCGCAGCATCGCCATGAAAAGGGGAAGGAACGTGGAGTGGGCGGCAAAGGCGGTCACCGAGAGCTCTTCCATCACGGCAAAGGACGCACTGGACAAACACGTCATTGATCTTGTGGCAGACAATATGGACGACCTTCTTGCCAAGATAGACGGCAGGACCGTGGAAACGAAGAACGGTAAGGTCACCCTTAAGACAAAGGGAGCGGTCAAAACAGAAATTCCCATGTCATCCAAGTATAAGCTCCTCTCCTATCTCAGCGACCCCAATATAGCCTATCTTCTCATGATGCTCGGTATCTACGGCATTCTCTTTGAGCTTTATAGTCCGGGTACGATCTTTCCGGGTGTCATCGGAGGAATTTCCATCATCCTCGCGCTTTATGCCTTCCAGACCATACCGATCAGTTTCGCAGGCCTTGCACTTATACTCCTGGGGGTCATTTTCTTTATCCTGGAATTGAAAATTATCACCCATGGACTGTTGGGTATAGCGGGCATCATATCCATTGTTATCGGTTCGGTCATGCTCGTCAATGTGCCCTCCAGTGCCTTTTCGATTTCGTGGGAGACCATACTCATTGTGGCGGTCGCTTCGGCGCTTTTTGTCTTCGGCGTTCTCGGGTATGCTGTGAGGGCCCAGCTTTCCAAGGTCAAAACAGGCGTGGAAGGTCTCGTGGGAGAGATTGGTGTTGCGGAAACGGACATTCTGGCCAAAGGAAAGGTCTCGGTTCATGGAGAATTGTGGAATGCGAAAAGTGATGAGCCTGTAAATAGCGGCGAAGAGGTCGTGGTGATAAGCGTAGAAAGGCTCATTGTAAAAGTCAAAAAAATAAAAGGGGGTTAA
- a CDS encoding slipin family protein yields MFPAYIFIIVLIVFFLASAIKVLNEYERGVIFRLGRVLGAPKGPGLIILIPIIDRMTKVSLRTVVLDIPPQDVITRDNVSIKVNAVVYFRVIDPMKAIIDVENFLYATSQLSQTTLRSVLGQAELDDLLSHREQLNEKLQEILDTHTEPWGIKVSNVEVKNVDLPQEMQRAIARQAEAERERRAKIIGAEGEFQASTKLSEASDILSRNPMALQLRYLQTLIEISTEKNSTIIFPIPIDILKVFMEKLSK; encoded by the coding sequence ATGTTTCCAGCGTACATATTTATCATCGTGCTTATTGTGTTTTTTCTTGCCAGTGCCATTAAGGTATTGAACGAATACGAGAGGGGCGTCATATTCAGATTGGGTCGAGTCCTTGGCGCTCCCAAAGGGCCGGGGCTTATCATCCTCATCCCCATCATCGACAGGATGACCAAGGTAAGCTTGAGGACCGTGGTGCTCGACATACCCCCACAGGATGTCATTACGAGAGATAATGTGTCCATCAAAGTGAATGCCGTTGTCTATTTCCGGGTCATTGACCCCATGAAAGCGATCATCGATGTGGAGAACTTTCTCTATGCGACAAGCCAGCTCTCCCAGACCACACTGCGGAGCGTTTTGGGTCAGGCAGAACTGGATGATCTGTTGTCGCACAGGGAACAGCTCAACGAAAAGCTCCAGGAAATACTCGACACCCATACCGAGCCCTGGGGCATAAAGGTCTCTAATGTAGAAGTGAAGAATGTGGATCTTCCCCAGGAAATGCAGAGGGCCATAGCCCGCCAGGCTGAGGCTGAGCGTGAGAGAAGGGCCAAGATTATTGGCGCGGAAGGTGAGTTTCAGGCTTCAACAAAACTCTCGGAGGCATCCGATATCCTTTCGAGAAACCCTATGGCCTTGCAGCTTCGCTATCTGCAGACCCTCATAGAGATCTCCACGGAGAAGAATTCGACGATCATCTTCCCGATACCCATAGATATTCTTAAGGTCTTTATGGAGAAATTGAGCAAGTGA
- a CDS encoding D-alanyl-D-alanine carboxypeptidase family protein, translating into MKRLFVTTIICLFCVTALEARPAIAKKHSPRKPIAEQKAKEADRAPYQAYIVTEANTGKVLEGENANAKRPPASITKLMVACIVMEKLATGAVKLTDRIPISREASKIGGSQVYLKEGETFTLEELMKAMMIHSANDAAYAISEFVAGGAEEMVKLMNEKAKQLGLNDTEYHSVHGLPPGKGQKEDLTSCADLAILAREVLNYPKLMEWTSTKTDGFRDGKFVLTNTNKLLVKFPGADGLKTGYYRESGFNIVATAKRGDLRFIAVVMGSPSGKIRDDVAMEKLKKAFSQYKMLNVVKKGEVVDQDVFLIDGKYKRMKGVAEKTFSYPIPVDKKGTIKKEVVLPDRIKGEIREGQKLGEMVVRLDNDVIGKVDIVSPVYVPKANLFTRFIRRLGLNV; encoded by the coding sequence ATGAAAAGACTGTTTGTTACTACCATCATATGCCTGTTCTGTGTCACAGCGCTTGAGGCGCGACCGGCCATCGCAAAAAAACATTCACCGAGAAAGCCGATCGCAGAGCAAAAGGCCAAGGAAGCCGACAGGGCTCCGTATCAGGCTTATATCGTGACAGAGGCAAACACCGGAAAGGTCCTTGAAGGGGAAAACGCGAATGCGAAGAGGCCCCCCGCGAGCATTACGAAACTTATGGTGGCCTGCATCGTCATGGAAAAGCTGGCGACCGGCGCGGTAAAACTGACGGACCGGATTCCCATTTCGAGAGAGGCCTCTAAAATAGGGGGGAGCCAGGTCTATTTGAAGGAAGGCGAAACCTTCACCCTTGAAGAACTTATGAAGGCCATGATGATTCATTCCGCCAACGACGCCGCGTACGCTATTAGCGAATTCGTGGCCGGTGGCGCCGAAGAAATGGTTAAGCTTATGAACGAGAAAGCCAAACAGCTCGGCCTTAACGACACGGAATACCATTCGGTTCACGGATTGCCTCCCGGCAAAGGCCAGAAGGAGGACCTTACCTCCTGCGCCGATCTTGCTATCCTTGCTCGCGAGGTCTTAAATTACCCCAAGCTCATGGAATGGACATCCACAAAGACCGATGGTTTCAGAGACGGCAAGTTCGTCCTTACCAACACCAATAAACTACTTGTAAAGTTCCCCGGCGCCGATGGTTTGAAAACGGGCTATTACCGGGAGTCAGGGTTTAACATTGTGGCGACAGCCAAAAGGGGTGATCTGCGTTTCATCGCCGTGGTCATGGGAAGTCCGAGCGGAAAGATACGCGATGATGTGGCCATGGAGAAGTTGAAAAAGGCCTTTTCCCAGTATAAGATGTTGAACGTTGTCAAGAAGGGGGAGGTCGTAGATCAAGATGTTTTTCTTATCGATGGAAAATACAAGAGGATGAAAGGGGTTGCGGAGAAGACATTTTCATACCCCATCCCCGTGGATAAGAAGGGTACGATAAAGAAGGAAGTCGTTCTTCCTGACCGGATAAAGGGAGAGATACGGGAAGGACAGAAGCTCGGCGAGATGGTAGTCCGCCTCGACAACGATGTAATAGGAAAGGTGGATATCGTCTCCCCGGTCTATGTGCCCAAGGCAAACCTGTTCACGAGGTTCATCAGAAGGCTTGGTCTCAACGTTTAG